One window of Equus asinus isolate D_3611 breed Donkey chromosome 7, EquAss-T2T_v2, whole genome shotgun sequence genomic DNA carries:
- the SLC10A1 gene encoding hepatic sodium/bile acid cotransporter isoform X1 yields MEAHNASAPLNFTLPPNFGKRPTDLALSVILVLMLFIVMFSLGCTMEFSKIKAHFWKPKGLAIALVAQYGIMPLTAFALGKVFQLNNVEALAILVCGCSPGGNLSNIFSLAMKGDMNLSIVMTTCSTFFALGMMPLLLYVYSRGIYEGDLKDKVPYGGIVISLILVLIPCTIGIFLNAKRPQYARYMVKGGMIIMLLFSVAVAALSAINVGKSIMFVMTPHLLATSSLMPSIGFLLGYTLSALFRLNGRCRRTVSMETGCQNVQLCSTILNVTFPLEVIGPLFFFPLLYMIFQLGEGLLLIALFRCYEKMKPSKDKTKMIYTAATTEETIPGALGNGTHKGEECSPCTA; encoded by the exons ATGGAGGCCCACAATGCGTCCGCCCCGCTCAACTTTACCCTGCCGCCCAACTTCGGCAAGCGCCCCACCGACCTGGCGCTGAGTGTCATTCTTGTGCTCATGCTGTTCATCGTTATGTTCTCGCTGGGCTGCACCATGGAATTCAGTAAGATCAAGGCTCACTTCTGGAAGCCTAAGGGACTGGCCATCGCCCTGGTGGCACAGTATGGCATCATGCCCCTCACCGCCTTTGCACTGGGCAAGGTCTTCCAGCTGAACAACGTGGAGGCGTTGGCCATCCTGGTCTGCGGCTGCTCACCTGGGGGCAACCTGTCCAACATCTTCAGTCTGGCCATGAAGGGGGACATGAACCTCAG cATCGTGATGACCACCTGCTCCACCTTCTTTGCCCTGGGCATGATGCCCCTCCTCCTGTATGTCTACTCCAGGGGGATCTATGAAGGAGACCTGAAGGACAAGGTACCCTATGGAGGCATTGTCATATCACTGATCCTGGTTCTCATTCCTTGCACCATAGGGATCTTCCTCAATGCCAAACGGCCACAATATGCACGCTATATGGTGAAG GGTGGAATGATCATCATGCTTCTGTTCAGTGTGGCTGTCGCAGCACTCTCTGCCATCAATGTGGGCAAGAGCATCATGTTTGTCATGACACCCCACTTGCTGGCCACCTCCTCCCTGATGCCTTCCATCGGCTTCCTGCTAGGTTACACGCTCTCTGCTCTCTTTCGCCTCAACGGACG GTGCAGACGCACTGTCAGCATGGAGACCGGATGCCAAAATGTTCAACTCTGCTCCACCATCCTCAATGTGACCTTCCCCCTTGAAGTCATCGGaccacttttcttctttcctctcctctacaTGATTTTTCAGCTTGGAGAAGGGCTTCTCCTCATTGCTCTCTTTCGGTGCTATGAGAAAATGAAGCCTTCCAAGG ataaaacaaaaatgatctaCACAGCTGCCACAACGGAAGAAACCATTCCAGGAGCTCTGGGAAATGGCACCCACAAAGGGGAGGAGTGCTCCCCTTGCACAGCCTAA
- the SLC10A1 gene encoding hepatic sodium/bile acid cotransporter isoform X2 yields the protein MEAHNASAPLNFTLPPNFGKRPTDLALSVILVLMLFIVMFSLGCTMEFSKIKAHFWKPKGLAIALVAQYGIMPLTAFALGKVFQLNNVEALAILVCGCSPGGNLSNIFSLAMKGDMNLRTGRNLKTPSPLYTGGSRSPETCQRFPGICGKAVSGASPRLPPPLLCLTAGVSLGQLPARAGGHIPGAWAASWTSSSRHGSSILEDASSQAPKDAGNPGARENALNAEASLAHPRQRREYQRELGPLDCLAAPQVFRLPPTWPMAETRANGCGDYRLGHNPRFP from the exons ATGGAGGCCCACAATGCGTCCGCCCCGCTCAACTTTACCCTGCCGCCCAACTTCGGCAAGCGCCCCACCGACCTGGCGCTGAGTGTCATTCTTGTGCTCATGCTGTTCATCGTTATGTTCTCGCTGGGCTGCACCATGGAATTCAGTAAGATCAAGGCTCACTTCTGGAAGCCTAAGGGACTGGCCATCGCCCTGGTGGCACAGTATGGCATCATGCCCCTCACCGCCTTTGCACTGGGCAAGGTCTTCCAGCTGAACAACGTGGAGGCGTTGGCCATCCTGGTCTGCGGCTGCTCACCTGGGGGCAACCTGTCCAACATCTTCAGTCTGGCCATGAAGGGGGACATGAACCTCAG AACGGGGAGGAATCTGAAGACACCGAGTCCACTTTACACAGGAGGAAGCCGGAGTCCAGAGACTTGCCAGAGGTTTCCCGGAATTTGTGGGAAAGCCGTATCTGGagccagccccaggctccctccaCCCTTGCTCTGCCTCACAGCTGGAGTGAGTCTGGGGCAGCTGCCAGCACGAGCAGGCGGGCACATCCCGGGAGCCTGGGCCGCCAGCTGGACATCAAGCAGCAGGCACGGCAGCTCCATCCTTGAGGATGCCAGCAGCCAAGCTCCAAAAGATGCAGGTAACCCAGGGGCCAGAGAAAATGCCCTCAACGCTGAAGCGAGCTTGGCTCATCCGCGCCAGAGGAGAGAGTACCAGAGGGAACTGGGCCCCTTGGACTGCCTTGCTGCCCCTCAAGTTTTTCGACTCCCCCCAACCTGGCCCATGGCAGAGACCAGAGCCAATGGCTGTGGGGACTACAGACTTGGACACAACCCAAGATTCCCGTAG